In a genomic window of Allomeiothermus silvanus DSM 9946:
- a CDS encoding NUDIX hydrolase: MRNRVVCYITRGRSELLVFEHDDASLKAGVQVVAGGLEPGETPEQAAVREAWEEAGLQLENPRFLGSLTLNPPSGRSRPETWHFFWLEAPAATPNAWKHTVLSGEEDAGLVYHQRFVSLDDVRLHWNLDAKLETLRSRLNCEEGL, encoded by the coding sequence ATGCGCAACCGAGTAGTCTGCTATATAACCAGAGGTCGAAGCGAGTTGCTTGTCTTCGAGCACGACGATGCCAGCTTGAAGGCCGGTGTACAGGTTGTCGCGGGTGGCCTCGAACCGGGAGAAACCCCTGAGCAAGCCGCCGTGCGGGAGGCCTGGGAGGAAGCCGGGTTACAGCTGGAAAATCCCCGGTTTTTGGGAAGTTTGACCCTGAACCCACCTTCTGGGCGAAGCAGGCCGGAAACCTGGCACTTCTTCTGGCTGGAGGCCCCAGCAGCGACCCCGAACGCCTGGAAGCACACCGTTCTGAGCGGAGAAGAAGACGCCGGATTGGTCTACCACCAGCGCTTCGTGTCCCTGGATGACGTTCGATTGCATTGGAACTTAGACGCTAAGCTCGAGACGCTGCGCTCGAGACTCAACTGCGAGGAGGGGCTATGA
- a CDS encoding valine--tRNA ligase: MTENTELAKTYDPQAVEPRWAEEWAKNPLKPELNAGKGKGPFTIVIPPPNVTGNLHLGHALDNTIIDTLIRFKRMQGYEALYLPGTDHAGITTQVLVERELAKEGKSRHDLGREKFLERVWEFKEKNGGTILYQLRRIGASCDWSRERFTMDPGLSRAVRRAFVEYYHQGLAYRGARIVNWDPVAQTVLSDLEVDREERQSQLWVLEYPFEDEPGGIQIATQRPETIFADVAVAVHPEDERYKSLVGRRVRIPLTDRLIPIIADEAVERGFGTGALKITPAHDPADFEIGLRHGLPMPSVIDLNAKLTGELVPEEFRGLDRFEAREKVAQRLEKEGYLKGVETHTVQLPLSERTKEPIEPMLLTQWFVRMKPVAQKVLEGLERGEMRFVPERWEKVNRDWLENIRDWAIGRQLWWGHQIPAWYDEEGNIYVPDPENPDLDCDQDPRYAHLRLRRDEDVFDTWFSSALWPFSTLGWPDDTEDLKKFYPTDVLVTGYDIIFFWVARMQMSGYQFTGQAPFHTIVLHGLYLDEKGQKMSKSKGNGIDPLELIDRYGADACRFAWDYLATGGQDIRHDPRRYEQGRNFANKLWNAARFVLMNKDAIRQTQDAKREDLTLADRWMTSRLSRGIAEITEAYEAYDLGRAARLIYDLVWSEFCDWYLEAAKPALREGNTATLHTLEHTLAALLKLLHPIMPFITSELYQALTDDPQQLALQEWPTASERDLAAEKAFETLQQTIIATRNLRAELGIAPQQEILVHLDGPGAGLVMENLALFRFLGRADATLGTPEKAIAQVTPSVTVYLQPKGDLSGFLERQKKRLAELEKAVESAERKLANPGFVERAKPEVVEAERERLAENKAQLERIRDNLARLQ, translated from the coding sequence ATGACCGAAAACACAGAGCTCGCCAAAACCTATGACCCACAAGCAGTAGAACCCCGCTGGGCCGAGGAGTGGGCCAAAAACCCGCTCAAGCCCGAGCTTAACGCAGGCAAAGGCAAGGGGCCTTTCACCATCGTGATCCCCCCGCCCAACGTGACCGGTAACCTACACCTAGGGCACGCGCTGGACAACACCATCATCGACACCCTCATCCGCTTCAAACGCATGCAAGGCTACGAGGCTTTGTACCTGCCTGGAACCGACCACGCCGGCATCACCACCCAAGTGCTCGTCGAGCGCGAGCTGGCCAAGGAAGGTAAAAGCCGCCATGACCTGGGCCGGGAGAAGTTCTTGGAGCGGGTATGGGAGTTCAAGGAGAAAAACGGCGGCACCATCCTCTACCAGCTAAGGCGCATCGGAGCTTCTTGCGACTGGAGCCGCGAGCGCTTCACCATGGACCCTGGCCTCTCCCGGGCGGTGCGGCGGGCCTTCGTAGAGTACTACCACCAGGGACTGGCCTACCGCGGTGCTCGCATCGTGAACTGGGATCCGGTGGCCCAGACCGTGCTCAGTGACCTCGAGGTGGACCGCGAGGAGCGGCAGAGCCAGTTGTGGGTGCTGGAGTACCCCTTCGAGGACGAGCCGGGTGGAATTCAAATCGCCACCCAGCGCCCCGAGACCATCTTCGCCGACGTAGCGGTGGCAGTACACCCCGAGGACGAGCGGTACAAAAGCCTGGTGGGCCGCCGGGTACGCATCCCCCTCACCGACCGGCTCATCCCGATCATCGCCGACGAAGCGGTGGAGCGCGGGTTTGGCACCGGAGCCCTCAAGATCACCCCGGCCCACGACCCCGCCGACTTCGAGATCGGCCTGCGGCACGGCCTTCCCATGCCCAGCGTGATTGACTTGAACGCGAAGCTGACCGGCGAACTGGTGCCCGAGGAATTCCGCGGCCTCGACCGCTTTGAGGCCCGCGAAAAGGTGGCCCAGCGGCTCGAGAAGGAAGGCTACCTCAAAGGCGTGGAGACCCACACCGTCCAGCTCCCCCTCTCCGAGCGCACCAAGGAGCCCATCGAACCCATGCTGCTCACCCAGTGGTTCGTGCGCATGAAGCCGGTGGCCCAGAAGGTGCTGGAAGGGCTCGAGCGGGGCGAGATGCGCTTCGTACCCGAGCGCTGGGAAAAAGTGAACCGGGACTGGCTGGAGAACATCCGCGACTGGGCCATCGGGCGGCAGCTCTGGTGGGGACACCAGATCCCCGCTTGGTACGACGAGGAAGGCAATATTTACGTACCCGACCCAGAAAACCCCGACCTCGACTGCGACCAGGACCCCCGCTACGCCCATCTCCGGCTACGCCGCGACGAGGACGTCTTCGATACCTGGTTCTCCTCGGCCCTGTGGCCCTTTTCCACCCTTGGCTGGCCCGATGATACGGAGGACCTGAAGAAGTTCTACCCCACCGACGTGTTGGTGACGGGCTACGACATCATCTTCTTCTGGGTGGCGCGCATGCAGATGTCGGGCTACCAGTTCACCGGCCAAGCTCCCTTCCACACCATCGTGCTGCACGGCCTCTACCTCGACGAGAAGGGCCAGAAGATGTCTAAGAGCAAAGGCAACGGCATCGACCCCCTCGAGCTGATAGACCGCTACGGGGCCGATGCTTGCCGCTTCGCCTGGGACTACCTCGCCACCGGCGGGCAGGACATTCGCCACGACCCAAGGCGCTACGAGCAGGGCCGCAACTTCGCCAACAAGCTGTGGAACGCAGCGCGCTTCGTGTTGATGAACAAAGACGCCATACGCCAAACGCAAGACGCAAAACGCGAAGACCTGACCCTGGCCGACCGCTGGATGACCTCGCGGCTGAGCCGGGGCATCGCGGAGATCACCGAGGCCTACGAGGCTTACGACCTGGGCCGTGCGGCTCGTCTGATCTACGACCTGGTGTGGAGCGAGTTCTGCGACTGGTACTTGGAAGCGGCCAAGCCCGCCTTACGCGAGGGGAATACCGCCACGCTGCACACTCTGGAACACACCTTGGCTGCCCTGCTTAAGCTCCTGCACCCCATCATGCCCTTCATCACCTCCGAGCTGTACCAGGCGCTGACCGATGATCCCCAACAGCTCGCCCTGCAGGAGTGGCCTACCGCGAGCGAGCGCGATCTGGCAGCGGAGAAAGCCTTTGAAACCCTGCAACAGACCATCATCGCCACCCGCAATCTACGCGCAGAGCTAGGCATCGCACCCCAACAGGAGATTTTGGTCCACCTCGACGGCCCGGGCGCGGGGCTGGTCATGGAGAACCTGGCCCTCTTCCGCTTTCTCGGAAGGGCCGACGCCACGCTGGGCACTCCCGAGAAGGCCATCGCCCAGGTGACCCCCAGCGTGACCGTCTACCTGCAACCCAAGGGGGACCTATCGGGCTTCCTCGAGCGCCAGAAAAAACGCCTAGCCGAACTCGAGAAGGCTGTCGAGAGCGCCGAGCGCAAACTGGCCAACCCTGGCTTCGTAGAGCGGGCCAAGCCCGAGGTGGTTGAGGCTGAGCGAGAACGTCTGGCCGAGAACAAGGCCCAGCTCGAGCGTATTCGCGATAACTTGGCCCGGCTCCAGTAG
- a CDS encoding single-stranded-DNA-specific exonuclease RecJ produces MIWRFRPWPSRASLEPLMSTLGIPPLAAAVLFNRGFRDPALLDPPLELLPIRGLEEAAWRVVRALEQGERIRIHGDYDADGLTGTAILLGGLARLGAKVHAFVPHRLHEGYGVLMERIPEHLEACDLFITVDCGISNHAELKSLVEHGIGVLVTDHHSPGETPPPGLVVHPALTPELNGLPHPTGAGVAYLLLWKVRELLGLGAPVEFADLAAIGTIADVAPLLGFNRALVKEGLRQLRQSAHLGLRELASQHCKDYTAVEVAFRIAPRINAASRLGQAELALELLTTDNLLAARQLAEDLNTLNARRQRIEEEMLNRVLPTLDHAAPAYVVHDPEGNAGVMGIVASRILERFYKPVFIIAEGKGSVRSTPGISAVGALRASAEFLKRLGGHAQAAGFAIAEENIPAFREAVYRYVAEHPAPVAEVYLDGSLTGEDFTELYEALQFLEPLGQENPEPLFYLRGKPEKVATMGEGRHLRFYLDGIKVVRWKDSGENLPQAEVELAASLTLNEWQGERALELRALAYRAPEPGEVLPDDAGWAKPVPFRSVLQEVVGAKLPVYVAPEGAAWFAARGVPVVCAEEAEVWFGLPESAVSHPGVVRVALSEKALNGLVPQVDKSHFRKVVAAWERGLTPGEPRAAVFDELGLRSPALAEGANLYASATYRQLSLRAALGRRLGMAYRARWAKVFSEALERWWELAPGPYSDRGSPPGSQEGRRVSATS; encoded by the coding sequence ATGATTTGGCGCTTTCGTCCCTGGCCCAGCCGTGCTTCTCTCGAGCCTTTGATGTCCACCTTGGGGATTCCCCCTTTGGCGGCGGCGGTACTTTTCAACCGGGGTTTTCGTGATCCTGCGCTGCTCGATCCTCCCCTCGAGCTGCTGCCGATACGGGGCTTGGAGGAGGCTGCTTGGCGGGTGGTTCGGGCCCTCGAGCAGGGAGAGCGCATCCGTATCCATGGCGACTACGATGCCGACGGCCTAACCGGAACGGCGATTTTGCTGGGTGGGCTGGCCCGGCTAGGGGCTAAGGTACATGCCTTCGTACCCCACCGGCTCCATGAGGGGTACGGGGTGTTGATGGAACGGATTCCTGAGCACCTCGAGGCCTGTGACCTTTTCATCACTGTAGACTGCGGCATCTCCAACCACGCCGAACTCAAGAGCCTGGTCGAACACGGGATCGGCGTGCTCGTCACCGACCACCACTCGCCGGGCGAGACTCCGCCTCCGGGTCTTGTCGTCCACCCGGCCCTAACCCCCGAGCTAAACGGGCTTCCCCACCCCACGGGAGCGGGGGTGGCCTATTTGCTTTTGTGGAAAGTCAGGGAATTGTTGGGGCTGGGGGCCCCGGTGGAATTCGCCGATCTGGCTGCTATCGGAACCATTGCGGACGTGGCTCCGCTTTTGGGTTTCAACCGGGCTTTGGTTAAAGAGGGGTTGCGTCAGCTGCGCCAATCGGCCCACCTGGGCTTACGTGAGCTAGCTAGCCAGCACTGCAAGGACTACACCGCGGTGGAGGTGGCTTTCCGCATCGCTCCTCGGATCAATGCCGCTTCGCGGCTGGGACAGGCTGAATTGGCGCTCGAGCTGCTCACCACCGATAATCTCTTGGCTGCTCGGCAGTTGGCAGAGGACCTGAATACGCTCAACGCCCGCCGTCAGAGGATCGAAGAGGAGATGCTCAACCGGGTGTTACCTACTCTTGACCACGCGGCTCCAGCTTACGTAGTGCACGATCCGGAGGGGAATGCGGGGGTTATGGGGATTGTGGCCAGCCGGATTTTGGAGCGGTTTTACAAGCCAGTCTTCATCATCGCCGAGGGGAAGGGCAGTGTGCGCTCGACGCCCGGCATCAGCGCGGTAGGGGCGTTGCGGGCCAGCGCCGAGTTCCTCAAACGCTTGGGCGGGCATGCGCAGGCCGCCGGGTTCGCCATCGCTGAGGAGAACATCCCCGCCTTTCGGGAAGCCGTCTACCGTTACGTGGCGGAGCACCCGGCCCCGGTTGCGGAAGTCTACCTTGACGGAAGCCTCACCGGGGAAGACTTCACCGAGCTGTACGAAGCTTTGCAGTTCCTCGAGCCCTTGGGCCAAGAAAACCCCGAGCCCCTTTTCTACCTGCGGGGCAAGCCGGAGAAGGTGGCCACGATGGGCGAGGGCCGCCACCTGCGGTTCTACCTGGATGGGATCAAGGTGGTGCGCTGGAAAGACTCCGGCGAGAATCTGCCGCAAGCCGAGGTTGAACTAGCCGCCAGCCTGACCCTGAACGAGTGGCAGGGAGAACGGGCGCTCGAGCTGCGAGCCCTCGCCTACCGTGCCCCAGAGCCAGGCGAGGTCCTGCCCGACGACGCGGGCTGGGCCAAACCGGTTCCCTTTCGGAGCGTTTTGCAGGAGGTTGTAGGGGCGAAGTTACCCGTGTATGTGGCCCCCGAGGGAGCAGCCTGGTTCGCTGCTCGAGGGGTTCCGGTGGTTTGCGCAGAGGAAGCCGAAGTCTGGTTCGGCCTCCCGGAGTCGGCGGTTTCCCACCCCGGCGTCGTACGGGTTGCCCTTTCCGAGAAAGCGCTGAATGGGCTCGTTCCCCAGGTGGATAAATCCCATTTCCGCAAGGTTGTCGCGGCCTGGGAGCGGGGCCTGACCCCTGGGGAACCCCGGGCTGCGGTATTCGACGAACTGGGTTTGAGGAGTCCGGCCCTGGCCGAGGGGGCAAACCTATACGCCTCGGCTACCTACCGCCAGCTCAGCCTGCGGGCGGCGCTGGGGCGGCGGCTGGGGATGGCGTACCGAGCCCGATGGGCGAAGGTGTTCTCTGAGGCGCTGGAGCGCTGGTGGGAGCTTGCCCCGGGACCCTACTCCGATAGGGGATCGCCCCCCGGTTCACAGGAGGGAAGGCGTGTATCGGCAACCTCGTGA
- a CDS encoding LapA family protein produces MKILNWLAMVLTLGVIGMSYGLYRLEPTLLIGTPWGSVHVAYLLAGEFAAGIGVMGLFLLASWWEFQRTARRRAGELRKLRSEIEALRRAHPEEVVRIPDRPEVQ; encoded by the coding sequence ATGAAGATTCTCAACTGGCTTGCCATGGTGCTTACCCTGGGCGTGATCGGGATGAGCTATGGCCTGTACCGCCTCGAGCCGACCTTGCTGATAGGGACTCCTTGGGGAAGCGTGCACGTGGCGTACTTGCTGGCGGGAGAGTTTGCTGCGGGGATAGGGGTGATGGGCCTTTTTCTCCTGGCTAGCTGGTGGGAGTTTCAGCGCACTGCACGCCGCCGGGCTGGGGAACTGCGCAAACTGAGGAGTGAGATCGAGGCCCTGCGCCGGGCCCACCCCGAAGAGGTAGTACGCATACCCGACCGCCCCGAGGTACAGTGA
- the hisA gene encoding 1-(5-phosphoribosyl)-5-[(5-phosphoribosylamino)methylideneamino]imidazole-4-carboxamide isomerase, translated as MLVIPAVDIQGGRAVRLLGGDPERETVYFEDPLEAALHWQSQGAQFLHLVDLDAATGRGENRAVLRRIAEHLSIPFEVGGGVRSLEAARELLALGAARVVVGTLAVKAPALLEAMLAEFGPERVAVSLDAKGLEVVVAGWAEGTAQDVRDLAKTMHRMGVHTLIYTDVRRDGTLAGLDWEVIGRVREAWPAYLIAGGGIASDADLEGLHKLGVEGAITGKAVYEGRIDLRRWV; from the coding sequence GTGTTGGTAATCCCCGCTGTAGACATCCAAGGGGGCCGCGCGGTGCGGCTTTTGGGGGGCGACCCCGAGCGAGAAACCGTTTACTTCGAAGACCCGCTCGAGGCTGCGTTGCACTGGCAAAGCCAAGGAGCGCAGTTCTTGCACCTAGTGGACCTTGACGCGGCTACTGGGAGAGGGGAGAACCGGGCGGTTTTGCGGCGGATTGCGGAACACCTCTCCATCCCCTTTGAGGTGGGGGGTGGGGTGCGCAGCTTGGAAGCCGCCCGCGAACTGCTCGCTTTGGGAGCCGCGCGGGTGGTGGTAGGTACGCTGGCCGTGAAAGCACCTGCGCTGCTCGAGGCCATGCTGGCCGAGTTCGGCCCGGAGCGGGTGGCGGTGAGCTTGGATGCTAAGGGCTTGGAGGTAGTAGTCGCAGGATGGGCCGAGGGTACTGCCCAGGATGTGCGGGATCTGGCCAAAACCATGCACCGGATGGGCGTGCACACTCTCATCTACACTGATGTCCGCCGCGACGGCACGCTGGCGGGGCTCGATTGGGAGGTGATAGGAAGAGTTAGGGAAGCCTGGCCTGCGTACCTGATCGCAGGGGGCGGAATCGCCAGCGATGCCGATCTCGAGGGCCTACACAAGCTGGGGGTGGAAGGCGCTATCACCGGCAAAGCTGTGTACGAAGGGCGGATTGATTTGCGGCGATGGGTGTAA
- the rocF gene encoding arginase: MGRRIGVLGVPMDLGAGRRGVDMGPSALRYGQLHEALESLGHSVEDYGDIDVPVVESIRSEHRQNGMAYLETIRKACQDTLEQLLSFPTDAFPIVLGGDHSIAMGSVSGASRKERIGVIWVDAHADFNTPETSPSGNIHGMPLAALCGLGDPRLVNLGWEGPKVRPEDVVLIGIRSLDKGEVGLLRERGVTVYTMKEIDTLGISEIAEATAEKLQGLRKIHLSLDADVLDPEVAPGVGTPVKGGLTYREAHLLMELLADAGIVTSLDLVEVNPILDRENRTAQMMVELASSLLGKKIY; encoded by the coding sequence ATGGGTAGACGTATCGGCGTGTTAGGGGTACCGATGGATTTAGGAGCCGGACGACGCGGAGTGGATATGGGGCCCAGCGCTTTGCGCTATGGGCAGCTCCATGAGGCGCTAGAGAGCCTGGGGCATAGCGTTGAGGACTATGGCGACATCGACGTGCCGGTAGTGGAGAGCATTCGCTCCGAGCACCGCCAAAACGGTATGGCCTACCTCGAGACCATCCGAAAAGCCTGTCAGGATACCTTGGAGCAGTTGCTCAGCTTCCCCACCGATGCTTTCCCCATCGTGCTGGGGGGCGATCACTCCATCGCCATGGGCTCGGTAAGCGGCGCAAGCCGAAAAGAGCGCATCGGGGTGATATGGGTGGATGCCCACGCCGACTTCAACACCCCCGAGACCTCCCCCAGCGGTAACATCCACGGGATGCCTCTGGCCGCTTTGTGCGGGCTGGGCGACCCTCGCTTGGTCAACCTGGGTTGGGAAGGCCCCAAGGTGCGCCCGGAAGATGTGGTGCTGATTGGCATTCGTAGCCTCGATAAGGGCGAGGTGGGGCTGTTGCGCGAGCGCGGGGTGACGGTGTACACCATGAAGGAGATCGATACCCTAGGCATCAGCGAGATTGCCGAAGCCACGGCAGAGAAACTCCAGGGCCTGCGCAAAATTCACCTCTCCCTCGACGCCGACGTTCTCGACCCGGAGGTAGCCCCTGGGGTGGGTACGCCGGTCAAGGGGGGGCTTACCTACCGCGAAGCCCACTTGCTCATGGAACTGTTGGCTGATGCGGGGATCGTTACTAGCTTGGATTTGGTAGAAGTCAACCCTATCCTCGACCGGGAAAACCGCACTGCACAGATGATGGTAGAGCTTGCGAGCAGCCTTTTGGGGAAGAAGATTTATTGA
- a CDS encoding YceD family protein, with product MDLFNIQSINLSRLLREGGSAEAGGEIHGVIRAGEEEFLLDGPDLWKASVTAVGDGEFWLSGEIAGKVVMECARCLEPTSAAVRAYFQHMLRYEPGQDQIELIEEGEEEVYLFGHPDLDLSSFLAEAFVSAMPFTVLCKENCKGLCPVCGANRNLVDCGHAAPHDGGKLSGLKRFLDEV from the coding sequence ATGGACCTTTTCAACATACAAAGCATTAACCTCTCCCGGCTGCTGCGCGAAGGGGGCAGCGCCGAAGCCGGAGGGGAAATACACGGGGTGATCCGCGCCGGAGAGGAGGAGTTTCTCCTGGATGGGCCAGACCTCTGGAAAGCCTCGGTGACAGCGGTAGGGGATGGCGAGTTCTGGCTTTCGGGTGAGATCGCCGGAAAAGTGGTGATGGAGTGCGCCCGCTGCCTCGAGCCCACCTCGGCTGCGGTGCGGGCCTACTTTCAGCATATGCTCCGGTACGAGCCAGGCCAGGATCAGATCGAGCTAATTGAAGAAGGCGAGGAGGAGGTATACCTGTTTGGGCACCCCGACCTAGATCTCTCCTCCTTTTTAGCCGAGGCCTTCGTCAGCGCGATGCCCTTTACGGTTTTATGCAAAGAGAATTGTAAGGGGCTATGCCCCGTGTGTGGGGCCAACCGAAATCTCGTGGACTGTGGTCACGCCGCGCCCCACGATGGCGGTAAGCTCAGCGGCCTCAAGCGCTTTCTTGACGAAGTCTAA
- the rpmF gene encoding 50S ribosomal protein L32, with protein MAKHPVPKKKTSKSRRDNRRSHHALTAPTLVACPECKTLKPPHTVCGNCGYYDGKKVLEV; from the coding sequence ATGGCCAAGCACCCTGTACCAAAGAAAAAAACCTCAAAGTCCCGCCGCGACAACCGCCGCAGCCACCATGCCCTTACCGCCCCCACCCTGGTAGCCTGCCCGGAGTGTAAAACCCTAAAGCCTCCCCACACGGTATGCGGTAACTGCGGCTACTACGACGGAAAAAAAGTACTCGAGGTCTAG
- a CDS encoding beta-ketoacyl-ACP synthase III: protein MNASAQGGIGILALGIYTPPKVMTNQDFEAIMDTSDEWIVSRTGIKERRISSDDEFTSTLAFQAVEDLVRRHGREALQEADLVIVATNTPDALFPATAALVQARFGLKAGAYDLLAGCPGWGYALAQAYAMVQSGLARKVLAIGAEALSKITDWNDRSTAVLFGDGAGAAVVGRVPPGYGFKSFVLGADGDGAKELSMACVAPRLPDGTALAKRAYMNGREVFKFAVRVMNTATLEAIEKAGLTPADIEVFIPHQANLRIIDAARERLGLPWERVVVNVDRYGNTSTASMPIALQEALDAGRIQDGDHILFVTFGAGLTWAASVLTWWGGGGR, encoded by the coding sequence ATGAACGCATCCGCCCAGGGGGGCATCGGTATTCTGGCCCTCGGCATCTACACCCCGCCCAAGGTCATGACCAACCAAGACTTTGAGGCGATCATGGACACTTCCGACGAATGGATCGTAAGCCGTACCGGGATCAAAGAGCGCAGGATATCCTCGGACGACGAGTTCACTTCGACTTTGGCTTTTCAGGCTGTGGAAGACCTTGTACGCCGACATGGCCGGGAAGCTCTGCAGGAGGCGGATCTGGTGATTGTCGCCACTAACACCCCAGACGCCCTTTTCCCTGCCACCGCGGCTTTGGTTCAAGCCCGCTTTGGCCTGAAGGCCGGGGCCTACGATCTGCTGGCGGGCTGCCCCGGCTGGGGGTACGCACTGGCCCAGGCTTACGCCATGGTGCAGTCCGGGTTGGCCCGCAAGGTGCTGGCCATCGGGGCGGAGGCTCTTTCCAAGATCACCGACTGGAACGACCGCTCTACCGCGGTGCTATTCGGCGATGGGGCCGGGGCTGCCGTAGTAGGCCGGGTACCGCCGGGGTACGGCTTCAAGAGCTTCGTACTCGGCGCAGATGGGGACGGGGCCAAGGAACTCTCCATGGCCTGCGTCGCCCCCCGCCTGCCTGACGGCACCGCCTTAGCCAAGCGCGCGTACATGAATGGGCGTGAGGTATTCAAGTTCGCGGTGCGGGTGATGAACACCGCGACGCTCGAAGCCATCGAGAAAGCCGGACTCACCCCAGCGGACATCGAAGTCTTCATACCCCACCAGGCCAACCTGCGCATCATAGACGCAGCCCGCGAACGGCTGGGCCTGCCTTGGGAACGGGTGGTAGTAAACGTGGACCGTTACGGCAATACCTCTACCGCCTCGATGCCCATCGCCTTGCAAGAAGCCCTCGACGCCGGAAGGATCCAAGATGGTGACCACATCCTCTTCGTAACCTTTGGAGCCGGGCTCACCTGGGCCGCCAGCGTGCTGACCTGGTGGGGCGGAGGGGGCCGATGA
- the fabD gene encoding ACP S-malonyltransferase has product MIAALFPGQGSQEVGMGKALYQGSRAAREALERAEATLPGLLGLLWEGPEDALKLTANQQPALLAVGYAAYQAYREAGGKEPTYAAGHSLGEWTAHVAAGTLALEDALRLVRKRGEYMQEAVPVGQGAMAAILKVPLEVILEEIAGIEGVELANLNSPEQTVISGKAEGVHRAVELLKARRARAVLLPVSAPFHSSLMRPARERLAHDLQHVPFSSPKFPVYSNVTAHPETDPSRIKTLLLEQITHSVRWVEILQSLKAHGVAKFLEFGSGRVLTGLVGRTLEGVEANSLTTPAEIAEALALGA; this is encoded by the coding sequence ATGATCGCAGCGCTTTTCCCCGGACAAGGCTCGCAAGAAGTCGGAATGGGCAAAGCCCTCTACCAAGGATCTCGAGCAGCCAGGGAAGCTCTCGAGCGTGCAGAGGCAACCCTTCCCGGACTCCTCGGGTTGCTGTGGGAAGGCCCAGAGGACGCACTTAAACTCACCGCAAACCAGCAACCCGCACTTTTAGCCGTAGGGTACGCCGCTTATCAGGCCTACCGCGAAGCTGGGGGAAAGGAGCCCACCTACGCCGCCGGCCACTCCTTGGGCGAGTGGACCGCCCACGTGGCGGCAGGAACCCTCGCGCTCGAGGATGCCCTGCGGTTGGTGCGTAAACGCGGCGAATACATGCAAGAGGCCGTACCGGTAGGCCAAGGAGCCATGGCCGCCATCCTCAAGGTACCGCTAGAGGTCATCCTCGAGGAGATTGCCGGGATAGAGGGGGTAGAGCTAGCTAACCTCAACAGCCCCGAACAGACCGTGATCTCGGGGAAGGCGGAAGGGGTCCATCGAGCAGTGGAGTTGCTCAAGGCCAGACGGGCCCGGGCCGTGCTCCTCCCGGTGTCGGCGCCCTTTCACTCCTCACTGATGCGCCCGGCCCGCGAGCGGCTGGCCCATGACCTTCAACACGTTCCTTTTTCCTCGCCCAAGTTCCCGGTCTATTCCAACGTCACCGCCCATCCCGAGACCGACCCTTCACGTATCAAAACGCTGCTGCTGGAGCAGATCACCCACTCAGTACGCTGGGTGGAGATCCTGCAAAGCCTTAAAGCCCACGGGGTAGCGAAGTTTCTCGAGTTCGGCTCGGGGCGTGTGCTCACCGGGCTGGTAGGAAGGACGCTCGAGGGGGTAGAGGCAAATAGCCTAACGACTCCGGCGGAGATCGCCGAAGCCTTGGCGCTCGGCGCGTAA
- the fabG gene encoding 3-oxoacyl-[acyl-carrier-protein] reductase has translation MRKALVTGSSRGIGRAIALELARRGHAVAIHYGKNKEAALAVAAEAKELGAPQAVVLGADLSEAHTAGKLVTEANAALGGLDILVNNAGITRDTLLIRMKDEDWNAVIETNLSAIFHTTREAVKIMMRAKWGRIVNITSVVGILGNPGQANYVAAKAGLIGFTKAIAKEYASRGITVNAVAPGFIQSDMTANLPENVQQEYLKQIPVGRFGKPEEVAVAVAFLASEDAAYINGQTLCVDGGMTPH, from the coding sequence ATGCGCAAGGCACTGGTAACCGGTTCATCGCGAGGGATTGGCAGAGCCATCGCGCTGGAACTCGCCCGCAGAGGCCACGCTGTCGCCATACACTACGGTAAGAACAAAGAAGCTGCCCTGGCGGTGGCTGCTGAGGCCAAAGAGCTCGGTGCGCCCCAGGCGGTGGTGCTGGGGGCCGACCTATCCGAGGCGCACACGGCGGGCAAGCTCGTAACCGAGGCCAACGCCGCTCTGGGAGGGCTAGACATCCTGGTCAACAACGCCGGAATCACCCGCGATACCCTCCTCATCCGTATGAAGGACGAAGACTGGAACGCGGTGATTGAGACCAACCTATCGGCCATCTTCCACACCACCCGCGAGGCGGTGAAGATCATGATGCGCGCTAAGTGGGGCCGCATCGTCAACATCACCAGCGTGGTGGGTATCCTGGGCAACCCCGGCCAAGCCAACTATGTGGCGGCCAAGGCCGGGCTGATCGGCTTTACCAAGGCTATCGCCAAAGAATATGCCAGCCGGGGAATCACCGTAAACGCCGTGGCACCCGGATTCATACAGTCGGACATGACCGCCAACCTCCCCGAAAATGTGCAGCAAGAATACCTCAAGCAGATCCCCGTGGGCCGCTTCGGCAAGCCAGAGGAGGTCGCGGTGGCGGTGGCTTTCTTGGCCTCAGAGGACGCCGCGTACATCAACGGGCAGACCCTCTGCGTGGATGGCGGGATGACCCCCCACTGA